The genomic region CTCAATTCCGAGATAAAATCCGGCGACATGATCATCTGCCTCGGCGCAGGAGACATTACGCGCTGGGCCGCACGGTTACCCGACAGACTATCGGAGATGCGCGCATGAATATGGGCGATACATTGACCGGACTCCCGCCGCTCGAAGGATCGGTCAAGCGCGGCGGCAGTCTCGCCGATTTCACCTGGTTCCGATGCGGCGGACCGGCGGAGTGGCTCGTTAAACCGAGCGATGTTGAAGACCTCTCTCAGTTTCTCAGCCAACTCGATCCGGCGATACCGGTGCTGCCGGTCGGTGTCGGCTCCAATCTCATTGTGCGCGATGGCGGTGTGCGCGGCGTCGTTGTCCGCTTGCCGAAGAGTTTTGCCGAGATTTCGATCGAAGGTGACAACCGGGTTCGCGCTGGCGGATCGGCTATGGGTATCACGGTCGCCAGTAAGGCCCGGGATGCGAGCATTGCCGGGCTTGAATTTCTCCGCGGTATTCCGGGCACGAGCGGTGGCGCCGTGCGCATGAATGCGGGCGCCTATGGCCGCGAGATCAAGGATATATTGGTCGAGGCGACATTGGTAATGCGCGATGGAACGGTCGAAACCTGGCCGCTTGAGCGGTTCGAATATCAGTATCGCAAGAGCGCGGTACCGACGGGCGCAGTTGTAGTCGACGCCGTATTCCAAGGGGAGGCCGGCGATCCGGACGAGATCGGTGCCGAGATGGACCGGATCGCTGCCGAGCGC from Parasphingopyxis sp. CP4 harbors:
- the murB gene encoding UDP-N-acetylmuramate dehydrogenase, coding for MGDTLTGLPPLEGSVKRGGSLADFTWFRCGGPAEWLVKPSDVEDLSQFLSQLDPAIPVLPVGVGSNLIVRDGGVRGVVVRLPKSFAEISIEGDNRVRAGGSAMGITVASKARDASIAGLEFLRGIPGTSGGAVRMNAGAYGREIKDILVEATLVMRDGTVETWPLERFEYQYRKSAVPTGAVVVDAVFQGEAGDPDEIGAEMDRIAAEREASQPLRSRTGGSTFKNPPGHKAWQLIDEAGCRGLTIGGAQVSEKHTNFLLNIGNATAADIEALGDEVRRRVFDHCGIELEWEIRRVGDAE